From the genome of Candidatus Delongbacteria bacterium, one region includes:
- a CDS encoding metallophosphoesterase, translating into MRYLIIFIIALLINGCRFFQYSIYDDDVNSDYRNILYRNIHQIISVLESDQKKEFSFAIISDTHTRYKDLHDVISKINRLDNVDFTIILGDITDLGLKFEFENSIEEFERLKNPYLTVIGNHDYLSQGKSIYKQTLGETNLAFTANNDKFIFFDDVVWENDNKSPDFNWLKEEIESSNSENIFLFAHIPEDNNQMKLYRKQYENIISNCTNLYRFHGHTHHQKIEWPKITVDDIESRSILIISVDNENINFSFESAE; encoded by the coding sequence ATGAGATATCTTATAATTTTCATAATAGCTCTTTTGATAAATGGATGTAGATTTTTCCAATATTCGATTTATGATGATGATGTTAATAGCGATTACAGAAATATACTTTACAGAAATATTCATCAAATAATTTCAGTACTGGAATCAGACCAGAAAAAAGAGTTTAGTTTTGCCATTATATCCGATACACACACTAGATATAAAGATTTACACGATGTGATTTCTAAAATTAATAGGCTGGACAACGTTGATTTCACTATAATTCTAGGAGATATCACTGATTTAGGTTTAAAGTTTGAATTTGAAAATTCTATCGAGGAATTTGAAAGGTTAAAGAATCCTTATTTGACGGTAATCGGTAATCATGATTATCTTTCTCAAGGGAAAAGCATTTATAAACAAACTCTGGGTGAAACAAATTTAGCATTTACTGCCAATAATGATAAATTCATATTTTTTGATGATGTTGTTTGGGAAAATGACAACAAATCACCTGATTTTAATTGGTTAAAGGAAGAGATCGAGAGCTCAAATTCAGAAAATATTTTTCTTTTTGCCCATATTCCAGAAGATAACAATCAAATGAAACTCTATAGGAAGCAATATGAAAATATTATTAGTAATTGTACAAATCTTTATAGATTTCATGGTCATACGCATCATCAGAAAATTGAATGGCCTAAAATTACTGTAGATGATATTGAATCCAGAAGCATCTTGATCATTAGTGTTGATAATGAAAATATAAATTTTAGTTTCGAGAGTGCAGAATGA
- a CDS encoding LPS-assembly protein LptD, whose translation MIGLLILIGCLSGETALNDSIDYKADYVSFDRRDGNNVLILKGNSWLKYQSVTLTAHEINYNTETGKIYATFIEDTIYTAGVVDSVKIVGLPTLVEGNETVYGKTMEYDVNTKRGKVFQTSSTMKAQKAEDNLYVKTETIYRMEDNTICGLNGSASGCDHEEPHYSFKSDSMFVDSDNWVYVKPVYFYIGKIPLGYAPYAFYKRTSGRSSGIILPSYNYTSRKGNGIKELGFFYDISDYVDYTAYINYYDFAGFFFKQNLRIRKRYEITGNLKTEYLNDYKQNSLRLIGDYNHIITPTTKLDLKFDYVTRKKLIDNSEDYETDKLKKYLYSGGEFSKRWIINGDVFSASSTYKQFLDTARTEFLFPSLRYSYSSRSLKDYTGLDNHFTKNFKISGNAKFSKSGIILDDKNEFSDNNAANFSFSESYKISDLTFSGSHEFLGKHNETRNNILFNDNINQYTYKSKDSTDYDYGFKHKFSISYKHSVFKYLKLEERYSLQYDNAFRYQTQNLDLKDDWASRYTYDLNLKANTAVYGIFQPEYGFLYKVRHSILPTVNFNYNPDFTRSSYDYFYTTRDSLGRKILIDKFKRSIVGPTTGAEALKMSFDLSNLVDFKLFDNLEKNTSFEHQFFNHKMSFVYNFLEDTLKFSNLKSNSKITLYRGKIVYYNFSSGKLEKLNNFDLDITGFHNQEFSFYNSDKSWIGIENYFLRSIKENYGYEISVPLRFSTNINEKMFSEDEKGNSNLIDKKKSVFTDIPMEFSSNLRFSQSFGDNGYSRTFNLDMSASVDVTENWKLSYRGSFNFNEPGITTSSSISVHRDIHCFEGDFSWDLDNQGFSIIIKAKSSLFRDLKWEEDSRKYGSY comes from the coding sequence TTGATCGGTTTACTGATACTAATCGGTTGCCTTAGTGGTGAAACAGCTTTGAATGATTCCATAGATTACAAGGCTGATTATGTTAGTTTTGATCGTAGAGATGGTAACAATGTTTTAATTTTGAAGGGAAATTCCTGGCTAAAATATCAATCTGTCACCCTAACTGCACATGAGATAAATTATAATACTGAAACTGGAAAAATTTACGCCACGTTTATTGAAGACACCATATACACTGCAGGGGTTGTTGATTCTGTTAAAATTGTTGGTTTACCAACTCTTGTAGAAGGTAATGAAACGGTTTATGGAAAAACCATGGAATATGATGTCAATACAAAGCGAGGAAAAGTATTTCAGACATCTTCTACCATGAAAGCACAAAAGGCTGAAGATAATTTGTATGTCAAAACTGAAACTATTTACAGAATGGAAGATAATACGATTTGTGGTTTAAATGGAAGTGCATCTGGTTGTGATCATGAAGAACCTCACTACTCCTTTAAATCTGATTCCATGTTTGTTGATAGCGATAATTGGGTTTACGTAAAGCCTGTATATTTTTATATCGGAAAAATTCCATTGGGTTATGCTCCATACGCTTTCTATAAAAGAACCAGTGGTCGTAGTTCTGGTATTATACTGCCATCCTATAACTATACCTCCAGGAAAGGAAATGGTATTAAAGAGCTAGGTTTTTTCTATGATATTTCTGATTATGTAGATTATACAGCATATATAAATTACTATGATTTTGCAGGATTCTTTTTCAAACAAAATCTGAGAATCAGAAAAAGATATGAAATAACTGGTAATCTGAAGACCGAGTATCTCAATGATTACAAACAAAACAGTTTGAGACTAATTGGTGATTATAACCATATTATTACTCCAACTACAAAACTGGATCTTAAATTTGACTATGTTACAAGAAAGAAATTAATTGACAATTCTGAGGATTACGAAACCGATAAGTTGAAAAAATATCTTTACTCTGGTGGAGAATTTTCTAAAAGATGGATTATTAATGGTGATGTTTTTTCTGCTTCTTCAACATATAAACAATTTCTAGATACAGCCAGAACGGAATTTTTGTTTCCTTCACTTAGATATTCATATTCATCCAGATCTCTGAAAGATTATACTGGACTTGACAATCATTTCACTAAAAATTTTAAAATCAGTGGAAATGCAAAATTTTCAAAATCAGGTATCATTCTTGATGATAAAAATGAATTCTCAGATAATAATGCTGCAAACTTCTCCTTTTCAGAAAGCTATAAAATTTCTGATCTGACTTTTTCAGGTTCTCATGAATTTTTAGGTAAGCATAATGAAACGAGAAATAATATTCTCTTCAATGATAATATTAACCAATACACCTACAAGAGTAAAGATTCTACTGATTATGATTATGGATTTAAGCATAAATTCTCTATCTCTTATAAGCACTCAGTTTTTAAATACCTCAAACTCGAGGAAAGGTATAGCTTACAGTATGACAATGCCTTTAGATATCAAACTCAAAATTTAGATTTAAAAGATGATTGGGCTTCAAGATATACCTACGATTTAAATCTAAAAGCAAATACTGCTGTTTATGGTATTTTTCAACCTGAATATGGGTTTTTATATAAAGTAAGACATTCGATACTGCCAACAGTAAACTTCAATTATAACCCAGATTTTACAAGAAGTTCCTACGATTATTTTTACACAACAAGAGACTCTCTTGGAAGAAAAATTCTAATTGATAAATTTAAAAGATCCATTGTTGGACCGACAACTGGTGCAGAAGCCTTGAAAATGAGTTTCGACTTATCAAATCTTGTTGATTTCAAACTCTTTGATAATCTTGAAAAAAATACCAGTTTTGAACACCAATTCTTTAACCATAAAATGAGTTTTGTTTATAACTTTCTTGAGGATACGCTTAAATTTTCAAACCTAAAATCAAATTCAAAGATAACTCTTTACAGGGGAAAAATAGTTTATTATAATTTTAGCTCAGGGAAATTGGAAAAACTTAATAATTTTGATCTAGACATTACAGGTTTTCATAATCAGGAGTTTAGTTTTTACAACAGTGATAAATCATGGATTGGAATAGAAAACTATTTTTTAAGATCTATCAAAGAGAATTATGGTTATGAAATTAGCGTTCCTTTGAGATTCAGTACCAATATCAATGAAAAAATGTTTTCTGAAGATGAAAAAGGAAATTCAAATCTTATTGATAAGAAAAAATCTGTGTTTACTGATATTCCAATGGAATTTTCATCTAATCTTAGATTTTCTCAATCCTTTGGTGATAATGGTTATTCCCGTACATTCAATTTAGATATGTCAGCTTCTGTAGATGTGACTGAGAATTGGAAGCTTAGTTATAGAGGATCTTTCAATTTTAATGAGCCAGGTATTACAACTTCATCTTCTATTTCAGTTCATAGAGATATCCATTGTTTCGAAGGGGATTTTTCATGGGACTTGGATAATCAGGGCTTTTCTATCATTATAAAGGCTAAGAGCTCTTTATTCCGTGATTTGAAATGGGAAGAGGATAGTAGGAAATATGGCAGCTATTAA
- a CDS encoding ABC transporter ATP-binding protein — translation MSEIVIKTRNLSKQYGRGIKALDDFDIKVYKGEVYSLLGPNGAGKTTLMKLLLTLVNPTSGIASINGLPISDPQSRISVGYLSEKHAFPGFLTPEKVLKFYGAMTGKDSNYIESRVGMLLDLVGLSKNSTMKIRKFSKGMLQRLGIAQALIGDPDLLFLDEPTDGIDPVGRKEIRDIIFHLKERGKTVFINSHLLSEVEKISDRIAILKNGKKIREGSVGEFVNVEDSYIINTDGDKKIIIDLVNTIDNLSYDGESVLSGSLESINELIDKLRQNRVNIKELSPRKISLEDYFIKTIEV, via the coding sequence TTGTCAGAAATTGTTATTAAAACGAGAAATTTATCAAAGCAGTATGGCAGAGGGATTAAAGCTCTGGATGACTTTGATATTAAAGTTTATAAAGGTGAAGTTTATTCTTTACTGGGGCCTAATGGAGCTGGAAAAACTACTTTAATGAAGTTACTATTGACACTGGTTAATCCAACTTCAGGTATAGCATCAATAAATGGCCTACCAATATCCGATCCACAAAGTAGAATTTCAGTTGGTTATCTTTCTGAAAAACATGCTTTTCCGGGATTCTTAACTCCTGAAAAAGTTCTAAAATTTTATGGAGCAATGACAGGTAAAGACAGTAATTATATTGAGTCGAGAGTTGGTATGTTGCTCGATCTTGTAGGTCTGAGTAAAAATAGTACAATGAAAATAAGAAAATTCTCAAAAGGTATGTTGCAGAGGCTAGGTATCGCACAGGCTCTTATTGGTGATCCTGATCTTCTTTTTTTAGATGAACCAACTGATGGAATCGATCCTGTTGGACGTAAAGAGATAAGAGATATAATTTTCCACCTCAAAGAGAGAGGAAAGACTGTTTTTATAAATTCACATCTGTTATCAGAAGTTGAAAAGATTTCGGATAGGATAGCTATTTTGAAAAATGGGAAGAAAATTAGAGAGGGTTCTGTAGGAGAGTTTGTTAATGTGGAAGACTCTTACATCATAAATACAGATGGGGATAAAAAAATAATTATAGATTTGGTTAATACTATAGATAATTTGAGCTATGACGGTGAAAGTGTTTTATCTGGATCATTAGAGAGTATAAATGAACTCATTGACAAATTAAGACAAAACAGAGTAAATATTAAAGAACTAAGCCCAAGAAAAATTTCTCTGGAAGACTACTTTATTAAGACAATTGAGGTATGA
- a CDS encoding efflux RND transporter periplasmic adaptor subunit: MKFLRSILPIAVLLIIVSCSKKEESVVSRPINQIQSEIGIPVVVKELERTNLTVMSDYTAFLEGSDQVKVFGLLGDDLKEIKVKTGDQVQKDDILAEFNTDNPQAQYRQAKINFETIEKTYNRMKSVFESGGISQQQMDEIAAKYDASRETFTAASKMIEIKAPISGVVTDVYVTEGQRVAPSVAILEIAQTSKLKAKVFVEGDKLPFLKIGDEVLLKTDLYTTNFIGEIDKISLSANTEKRGFSVEVIIDNKSSKLKPGIFGTLYFKTTNLDDVISVPRNSIINIANKNYVYVVGKDGLAQMREIKKGITAGDSVVVESGIQAGERLVIEGQSKLKNNAKVNIVE; encoded by the coding sequence ATGAAATTTTTAAGATCAATACTACCAATTGCAGTGCTTCTGATAATTGTTTCCTGTTCAAAAAAAGAGGAATCAGTAGTATCAAGGCCAATTAATCAAATTCAAAGTGAAATCGGAATTCCAGTTGTTGTTAAAGAACTTGAAAGAACAAACTTAACTGTTATGAGCGACTATACTGCTTTTCTTGAGGGCAGTGATCAGGTGAAAGTTTTTGGTCTTCTTGGTGATGATTTAAAAGAGATCAAAGTCAAGACAGGTGATCAGGTTCAAAAAGATGATATATTAGCTGAGTTTAATACTGATAATCCTCAGGCACAATATAGACAAGCTAAAATCAATTTTGAAACGATTGAAAAAACATACAACAGAATGAAATCTGTTTTTGAGTCTGGTGGTATTTCACAGCAACAAATGGATGAGATCGCAGCCAAGTATGATGCGTCTAGAGAAACTTTTACTGCAGCATCAAAAATGATAGAAATCAAAGCTCCAATATCTGGTGTCGTTACTGATGTTTACGTAACAGAGGGACAAAGAGTGGCTCCTTCTGTAGCAATTCTAGAGATTGCACAAACATCAAAACTTAAGGCTAAAGTTTTTGTCGAAGGAGATAAATTGCCATTCCTAAAAATTGGAGATGAGGTTCTTCTAAAAACTGATCTTTATACAACTAACTTTATAGGTGAGATTGATAAAATTTCCCTTTCAGCAAATACTGAAAAAAGAGGTTTTTCTGTTGAAGTAATTATAGATAATAAAAGCTCAAAATTAAAACCTGGAATTTTTGGTACATTATATTTCAAAACTACCAATCTTGATGATGTAATCTCAGTACCTAGGAATTCGATAATTAATATTGCCAATAAAAATTATGTCTATGTTGTAGGTAAGGATGGCTTAGCACAGATGAGAGAGATTAAGAAAGGTATTACTGCAGGGGATTCTGTTGTAGTTGAATCAGGAATTCAAGCAGGAGAAAGACTTGTAATAGAAGGTCAATCTAAACTGAAAAATAATGCCAAAGTTAATATCGTTGAATAA
- a CDS encoding DNA translocase FtsK 4TM domain-containing protein: protein MKKKLEKLKDIKVEKRSFKREVVTLLFFVMGILLDYGLYKRTDFAKLSDIIRYFYSFTFGRYLSFIIPQMFLIISIMTFRKAKKMLFARVVVSIMAITMILSGLYYIYGINYNVFTESSSFEYAGFIGFFIASNLISYMGMIPSVIVLITFLILALMLFINFRIYQLLAFILKPFDKIISFLIYLGSFFKRTKIKKEFEKSLSFEEDEYSAEIGKEIELASSKDDLDEESLFENTPVQEQISTEKIMRPRQNENGITISEKIVEKEEYLQNRKNRAINYVTPPVDLLTDRPKINDDENDEQFRENARLLQEKLLEFSVEAEVVNINPGPVITQYELKLAKGVKISRVNSLEKDLAMNLKAKSVRIVAPIPGKDTVGIEIPNKNPSIVSLKSIINSEKFIRHDSKLAIALGKTITGENYILDLKKTPHLLIAGATGSGKSVCINGIIMSILYRSTPEEVQFCMIDPKKVELSLYSDLVNHHLLKVDGIDEAVVTKPEDALRLLEALVDEMERRYDVLMESGLRNLEEYNNAIEAGEIDYSQKTGEKFVKLPYIVSIVDEYGDLMMTSGKAVEDPICRLAQMSRAVGIHMVLATQRPSVKVVTGVIKANFPTRIGFRVMSQIDSRTILDQKGAESLLGKGDMLIIPPGDADAIRIQNALVETKEVNRVVDFIKKQNVSFDRISIKAKPKQTEGMEAGFGDDYSDDLDPLYEEAKRMVVSNQMASVSMLQRGLSVGYARAGKLIDQLERTGVVGPHVGSKSREVLKADFE, encoded by the coding sequence ATGAAAAAGAAGCTTGAAAAACTTAAAGATATTAAGGTTGAAAAAAGAAGTTTTAAAAGAGAAGTAGTTACCTTACTATTTTTTGTCATGGGTATATTGCTTGACTATGGATTATATAAAAGAACTGATTTCGCAAAATTGTCAGATATAATAAGGTATTTTTATTCGTTTACTTTTGGTCGATATTTATCATTTATTATTCCTCAGATGTTTCTAATTATATCTATTATGACTTTCAGAAAAGCTAAAAAAATGCTTTTTGCGAGAGTTGTAGTATCCATAATGGCCATAACTATGATTCTATCTGGATTGTATTATATTTATGGAATTAACTACAATGTCTTTACTGAATCCAGCTCATTTGAATACGCAGGATTCATAGGTTTTTTTATAGCTTCTAATTTAATATCTTATATGGGTATGATTCCATCAGTAATTGTTCTGATTACTTTCTTGATTTTAGCTCTGATGCTTTTTATTAATTTTAGAATTTATCAGCTTCTGGCTTTTATCTTGAAACCTTTTGATAAAATTATTAGTTTTTTAATTTATCTCGGAAGTTTTTTTAAGAGAACTAAGATTAAGAAAGAGTTTGAAAAGAGCTTAAGTTTTGAGGAAGATGAATATTCTGCTGAAATTGGGAAAGAGATTGAATTAGCTAGTTCAAAAGATGATCTGGATGAAGAATCTTTGTTTGAAAATACTCCAGTTCAGGAACAGATAAGTACGGAGAAGATAATGCGACCTAGACAAAATGAAAATGGCATTACTATATCAGAGAAAATTGTCGAGAAAGAGGAGTATCTCCAAAACCGAAAAAACAGAGCAATAAATTATGTTACTCCACCTGTGGATCTTTTGACCGACAGACCAAAAATTAACGATGATGAAAATGATGAACAGTTCAGGGAAAATGCTAGACTTTTACAGGAAAAATTACTGGAGTTTAGCGTGGAAGCCGAAGTTGTGAATATAAATCCTGGTCCTGTTATTACCCAGTATGAGTTGAAATTGGCTAAAGGAGTAAAAATTTCAAGAGTCAATTCTTTAGAGAAAGATTTAGCTATGAATCTGAAAGCTAAAAGTGTTAGAATTGTAGCTCCTATTCCTGGTAAAGATACTGTTGGAATAGAGATTCCAAACAAGAACCCTTCAATAGTTTCATTAAAATCTATTATAAATTCAGAAAAATTTATAAGGCATGATTCAAAATTAGCTATAGCACTTGGAAAAACTATTACCGGAGAAAACTATATACTGGATTTGAAGAAAACTCCCCATTTGCTTATTGCTGGTGCTACAGGTTCCGGTAAGTCAGTTTGTATAAACGGAATTATTATGTCGATACTTTACAGGTCTACACCTGAAGAGGTTCAGTTTTGTATGATTGACCCTAAAAAAGTAGAGCTTTCCTTATATTCCGATCTGGTAAATCATCATCTCTTAAAAGTTGATGGAATTGATGAAGCAGTTGTAACAAAACCGGAAGATGCTCTTAGGCTTTTGGAAGCTTTGGTTGATGAAATGGAAAGAAGGTATGATGTTTTGATGGAGTCTGGTCTGCGTAATTTGGAAGAATACAATAATGCCATTGAAGCGGGGGAGATCGATTATTCACAAAAGACTGGTGAGAAATTTGTTAAGCTTCCTTATATCGTTTCCATTGTGGATGAATATGGAGATCTTATGATGACTTCAGGAAAAGCCGTTGAAGATCCAATATGTAGATTGGCACAAATGTCCAGAGCTGTAGGAATTCATATGGTTTTGGCAACTCAAAGACCATCTGTAAAAGTTGTTACTGGAGTTATTAAGGCTAATTTTCCCACAAGAATTGGCTTTAGGGTTATGAGTCAGATTGACTCTAGAACAATTCTAGACCAAAAAGGAGCTGAATCACTTCTTGGTAAAGGAGATATGTTAATCATTCCTCCTGGGGATGCTGATGCAATAAGAATTCAAAATGCTCTGGTGGAAACAAAAGAGGTCAACAGAGTTGTAGATTTTATTAAAAAACAAAATGTTAGTTTTGATCGAATTTCCATAAAAGCAAAACCTAAACAGACCGAAGGAATGGAGGCTGGTTTTGGAGATGATTATAGTGACGACCTTGATCCTCTATATGAGGAGGCTAAACGAATGGTAGTTTCAAACCAGATGGCTTCAGTTTCGATGCTTCAAAGAGGCTTGTCTGTTGGTTATGCTAGAGCTGGAAAATTGATAGATCAACTTGAAAGGACTGGAGTGGTTGGACCTCATGTTGGATCAAAATCAAGAGAAGTGCTTAAAGCTGATTTTGAATAG